In the Deinococcus metalli genome, CGGCCTTCTCGCGCACCCGGCCCAGCAGGTCCTCGATCTGGCCGTTGATGGGCCGCACCGTGACCTCCGGATCGACCAGCCCGGTCGGGCGGATGATCTGGTCGGCCACCGAGTCGCTGACCTCGCGCTCGAACGGTCCCGGCGTGGCCGAAACGAACACGAGCTGCCCGGTCTTGCCCATGAACTCGTCGAAGTTCAGCGGGCGGTTGTCCATGGCGGACGGCAGGCGGAAGCCGTAATCCACCAGCGTCTGCTTGCGGGCGCGGTCGCCGTTCGCCATGCCGCCGATCTGCGGCACCGTCACGTGCGACTCGTCGATGAAGGTCACGAAATCGTCCGGGAAGTAGTCCAGCATGGTGTACGGCGTCATGCCCGCCGCGCGCCCGTCGATGTGCCGCGAGTAGTTCTCGATGCCCGAGCAGTACCCCAGCACCTTGAGCATCTCCAGGTCGTAGAGCGTGCGCTCCTTGAGGCGCTGCGCCTCCAGCAGCTTGCCGGTGGACTTGAAGTACTCCAGGCGCTCCTCCAGCTCCTGCTGGATGCTGCCGATGGCCCGCTCGATGTTCCCCGCCGAGGACACGTAGTGCTTCGCCGGGTAGATCACCGTGGCGTCCAGCTCGGCCAGCCGGTCGCCGGTCAGCGGGTGCACCACACTGATGCGCTCGATGTCGTCGCCCCACAGCTCGATCCGCAGGGGCTGCTCGTCATAGGCGGGCCAGACCTCGACCATCTCGCCCTTGGCACGGAACCGCCCCGGCATCATCTCGATGTCGTTGCGCTCGTACTGCATGTTCACCAGCCGGCCCAGCAGCTCGTCGCGCGGCATCGCGCCGCCCTTTTTCAGCACCGCGTTCAGCGCCGTGTACTCCTTCGGGTCGCCCAGGCCGTAGATACAGCTCACCGACGCGACCACGATGGTGTCCCGCCGGGTCAGCAGGCTGCGGGTCGTCGAGTGCCGCAGCCGCTCGATCTCCTGGTTGATGCTGGCGTCCTTCTCGATGAACAGGTCCTTGCCCGGCACGTACGCCTCGGGCTGGTAATAGTCGTAGTACGAGATGAAGAACTCGACCGCCGCGTCCGGGAAGAACTCGCGGAACTCGGAGGCGAGCTGCGCGGTCAGGATCTTGTTCGGGGCCATGATCAGGGCCGGGCGCTGCGTCTCCTCGATGACCTTGGCCATGGAGTACGTCTTGCCCGTGCCTGTCGCCCCGAGGAGCGTCTGGTAGCGCAGGCCCGAGTCCAGGCCGTCCACCAGGGAGCGGATGGCCGTGGGCTGGTCGCCCGAGGGCGTGAAGTCGGACTTGACTCTGAGCATGGAACCTCCGGGGTGGGGAAAGGCGGCTGCGATCGCCGAACGAGTCTCCACATTTTACGCCCCGGACGTAAGGGGAATGTAGGCCGGATGGCTGAAGGGAAGCCTGGTGGCCCCGCTCTACACTGCCCCGTATGCGTGCCCGTCCCGCCGCCCTGATCTTCATCCTGCTGACCGCGCTGATCGACATCGTGGGGATCGGGATCATCATTCCGGTGCTGCCGGGACTGGTCAAATCGCTGGCCGGCTCTGAGGTCGCGGGCGCGCGCACCATCGGGGTGCTGACGGCGATGTACGCGGTCATGCAGTTCATCTGCGCGCCGATCCTGGGGGCGCTGAGCGACCGCTTCGGGCGGCGGCCGGTGCTGCTGTTCGCGCTGACCGGCATGGGCCTGGACTACCTGCTGCTGGCCTTCGCGCCCAACCTCGCGTGGCTGTTCGTCGGCCGCGTGGTCGCCGGGATCACCGGCGCGAGCCTGACTGTCGCCAACGCGTACATCGCGGACGTGTCGCCGCCCGAGGAGCGCGCGAAGAACTTCGGGCTGCTGGGCGCGATGTTCGGGGTGGGCTTCATCCTCGGGCCGGCGCTGGGCGGGCTGCTGGGCGAATACGGCCTGCGCGTGCCGTTCATGGTGGCGGCGGCCCTGACCGGCCTGAACGTGCTGTACGGCCTGTTTGTGCTGCCCGAGTCGCTGCCGGCGAGTGCGCGCGGCCAGGCGCTGCGCCGGGGCGACCTGAACCCCCTGCTGCCGCTGCGGGCGCTGGGCGAGTACCCGATCCTGCGCAGCCTGGCGCTCACCTTCGTGCTGCTGGGCCTGGCCGGGCAGGTGATCTTCAGCACGTGGGTGCTGTTCACCGAGGGCGCGCTGCGCTGGACGCCCGCCCAGAACGGCGTGGCGCTGGCGTTCTTCGGCCTGCTCACGGCCGGGGTGCAGGCCGGGCTGATCGGCCCCTTCCTGGCGCGCTTCGGCGAGCGGCGCACCATCATGACCGGGCTGGTGTCGTCCACGCTGGAATTCCTGGTGCTCAGCGTGGCCCGCAGCGGCGTGCTGCTGTACGCGTCGCTGGTGGTCGGGGCGCTGGGCGGGCTGGCGAACCCGGCCATCCAGGGATTGATCTCCAAGCAGGTGGACGAGACCGAGCAGGGCCGCGTGCAGGGAGCGGTCACCAGCCTGAACAGCCTGGTGGCGGTGGTCGGGCCGATCCTTGCCACGAACGTGTACGCGCTGGGCGTGGGCCAGGGCTTCCCCGGCGCGGCGTTCCTGATGGGCGCGCTGCTCTCGGTGGCCGGCACCGTGCTGATCCTGGGTGTGCTGCGGCGCATGCCGGGCACCGGGCCGGCCCAGTCCGTTCAGGGCCGCTAGGCCGCCGGCCCCCTTACGGCTGGTAGGTCTTGATCACGCCGCCCCAGCCGGGCAGCGTCTGCGCGCGGTAGAACACCAGGCTGATCGGCAGGTTCGAGCCGCTGGCCGGCACGAAGTCGATGTTCAGCCGGTCGGACTGCGCGCGCCACACCAGCGTGGGCGACCCGGGGTTCAGGGCGGTGCCCACGCGCGGCAGCTTGACCGCCTGAACGATCGGGCCGTCGATGACGTTCATGGCGCCCCGGTACAGGCCCCCGCGCGGGCTGAGGGCCACCGCGCTGCCCGCCGCGCCGTTGACTTCCAGGTCGTACAGCACGCCGTAATTGCCGCTGAGCTTCACCGGCTGGCCGGTCAGGGCGTCGGTGCCCGTCAGCGCCGGGTCGAGCTGCCCGTCCCCGATGGTGATGCGGGTGGGCAGGGCGCCCAGCGTGACGCGCAGGTGCCGCACGGCGTCCGGGAAGGTGCCGCGCACGTGCCGCTCGTCGGGCTTCAGGTAGGGCAGCTGCTGCGCGACCTGCGCGGTGGGCGGCAGGGTGTCTTCGAGCATCAGCACGGTCAGCTCCACGCGGCCGGTGGTGGTCACGTCCTGCATCACGTTCACGCCGCTGCCGGCGTTCAGGGTGGGGCTGGCGTACACCGCCGCCGACTGTCCCGGCGCGAGGCTCAGGGTGGCGCCGCCGCTGGAGGCGAAGTACTCCATCAGCGTGACCTGCCCCAGCGTGCCCTCGATGCGGGTGGGCGCCGTCTCGCCCAGCCGGTCCGTGCGGACGTCCACCGGATGGTCCGTGAGGTTACGCGCCAGCACGTACAGCCGCGCCGGCTTCCCCAGGCCGTTGAGGTGGTACGCCAGCAGCCGCGCGCGGCCCTCCACGCTGTCCTGGTACAGCACGCCGCTCTGCGCGGGCACCTCGGGGCTGTCGCTGAAGATCAGGGGCGACGTCTCGCCGGGCAGCAGCGTGGGCAGCGCGGCCGGGTACGTCAGCACCTGCGCGTCGGGGAAGGCGTCGCCGGGCAGCGCGTATTTCAGCGCGTACGTCAGCGGCGTGTCCACCGGATCGCCCTGCACGCGGATCGTGCGGGTAAAGGGCGTGCTCTGGAGCCCCCGGCTGTTCGTGACGGTCAGGCCGACGGTGTAGGTGCCAGGCTGGAAGTACACGTCCTGCCGGCCCGTCCACTTGCGGGCCGTGAGGTCCGCGCCGTCCGGGTCGAAGGCGTACTCGGTGTACACGACCCGCTCGCCCGGCGCGTACACGGCCTTGTCCGTCGAGAAGCGCGCCTGCGGGCTGAGGGGATTGCCGCCGTCGCGCAGCGCGGTCAGGGTCAGGGTGCGCCCCGAGTCGTCCGCGGAGACCAGGTTGGCGTTCAGGGTGTCGGCCAGGGTACGCGCACTGACGTACAGCACGCCGCCCACCACGGCGACCGTGCCGCCCGGCTGCGGCGTGCCGCCCAGTGAGGCGCTGACGGCGCGGGTGTCCACCACCAGCCGGCCGAGCTGCACCGCGCCCGCCGCGACGCCCTCCGCCCGGCTGATCGGGCGGCCCAGCAGCAGCGCCGTCTCGCGCAGCGGCAGCATGGCCCGCCCGGCCACCAGCCGCGGCGGACTGGTCCACGCGCTGGTGTCACCGTTCACGTACGCCACGCCCTGATCGACCGTGAAGGTCAGCTGCACCGAGCCGGCCGGAGCCGCCACGGCGCGGGCGGTGCCGGCGGCGCTCAGCACGCCGAGCACGCCCGTCAGCGCGGTGCCGCCCGGAGCAGGCGGCACCATCAGCGACAGCGTGGCGAGCAGCGTCGGCCTTCGGCGGCGGGAAGGAGTCGGGGTGGCAAGGGCAGCGGGAACGCACATGACGACGAGTATGGCGGACGAACCTGACAGCTTTCTGCCCGGATTGTCCCGCCCGGCGCGCGTCCGCTGCCCCCAGCGTGGGGGCATGCGTTGCAATTGACCGCGCGGACACGGGCATACACTGAAGCATGACCGAGTGTGGGGGCGCGTCCCCGTGAAACGTCCGCTGTGGCTCTGGGCCCTGCTCGCCGGCGTGGCGCTGCTGCTCACGCTGGCCTTTACCCTGCCGCGCGGCGCGGGCAGCGGCATGTATCTCACGGACTTCACCACGGCGCTGCGCCGCGGCGAGGTCGCGGACGCCCGCATCTCGTACCAGAACGGTACGGTCGTGCTGAGCGGCAAACTCAAGGACGGTCAGGACTACGAGACGCGCACCCTGACGGGCGACCCGGTGGTGAAGCTCGACGCCCTGCAGGCGGCCGGCGTGAACGTGTCGTACCTGCCGCCCGCCCGCCTGAGCGTGCTGGGCGTGCTGAGCATCCTGCTGACCCTGGCCCTGATCGTGGGCCTGATCATCCTGCTGCTGCGCAGCCGCCAGGGCGGCAACACGGACGCGGCCGGCACGTTCGGGA is a window encoding:
- the uvrB gene encoding excinuclease ABC subunit UvrB, whose product is MLRVKSDFTPSGDQPTAIRSLVDGLDSGLRYQTLLGATGTGKTYSMAKVIEETQRPALIMAPNKILTAQLASEFREFFPDAAVEFFISYYDYYQPEAYVPGKDLFIEKDASINQEIERLRHSTTRSLLTRRDTIVVASVSCIYGLGDPKEYTALNAVLKKGGAMPRDELLGRLVNMQYERNDIEMMPGRFRAKGEMVEVWPAYDEQPLRIELWGDDIERISVVHPLTGDRLAELDATVIYPAKHYVSSAGNIERAIGSIQQELEERLEYFKSTGKLLEAQRLKERTLYDLEMLKVLGYCSGIENYSRHIDGRAAGMTPYTMLDYFPDDFVTFIDESHVTVPQIGGMANGDRARKQTLVDYGFRLPSAMDNRPLNFDEFMGKTGQLVFVSATPGPFEREVSDSVADQIIRPTGLVDPEVTVRPINGQIEDLLGRVREKAAIGERTLVTTLTKRMSEDLTEYLLEKGVRARYMHSDIDSVERQVIIRDLRLGHYDVLVGINLLREGLDLPEVSLVAILDADKPGFLRSERALIQTIGRAARNVNGEVILYGDSVTPAMQFAMEETRRRREKQTEYNEEHGITPTTVIKGVRNVIRGEEQPEEISSATVGTDRDTLSAQLTDLELDMWQASEDLDFEKAASLRDQIRAIEAKLQGKEFKQATVPGQKVRSRGRR
- a CDS encoding TCR/Tet family MFS transporter; the encoded protein is MRARPAALIFILLTALIDIVGIGIIIPVLPGLVKSLAGSEVAGARTIGVLTAMYAVMQFICAPILGALSDRFGRRPVLLFALTGMGLDYLLLAFAPNLAWLFVGRVVAGITGASLTVANAYIADVSPPEERAKNFGLLGAMFGVGFILGPALGGLLGEYGLRVPFMVAAALTGLNVLYGLFVLPESLPASARGQALRRGDLNPLLPLRALGEYPILRSLALTFVLLGLAGQVIFSTWVLFTEGALRWTPAQNGVALAFFGLLTAGVQAGLIGPFLARFGERRTIMTGLVSSTLEFLVLSVARSGVLLYASLVVGALGGLANPAIQGLISKQVDETEQGRVQGAVTSLNSLVAVVGPILATNVYALGVGQGFPGAAFLMGALLSVAGTVLILGVLRRMPGTGPAQSVQGR
- a CDS encoding copper amine oxidase N-terminal domain-containing protein, which codes for MCVPAALATPTPSRRRRPTLLATLSLMVPPAPGGTALTGVLGVLSAAGTARAVAAPAGSVQLTFTVDQGVAYVNGDTSAWTSPPRLVAGRAMLPLRETALLLGRPISRAEGVAAGAVQLGRLVVDTRAVSASLGGTPQPGGTVAVVGGVLYVSARTLADTLNANLVSADDSGRTLTLTALRDGGNPLSPQARFSTDKAVYAPGERVVYTEYAFDPDGADLTARKWTGRQDVYFQPGTYTVGLTVTNSRGLQSTPFTRTIRVQGDPVDTPLTYALKYALPGDAFPDAQVLTYPAALPTLLPGETSPLIFSDSPEVPAQSGVLYQDSVEGRARLLAYHLNGLGKPARLYVLARNLTDHPVDVRTDRLGETAPTRIEGTLGQVTLMEYFASSGGATLSLAPGQSAAVYASPTLNAGSGVNVMQDVTTTGRVELTVLMLEDTLPPTAQVAQQLPYLKPDERHVRGTFPDAVRHLRVTLGALPTRITIGDGQLDPALTGTDALTGQPVKLSGNYGVLYDLEVNGAAGSAVALSPRGGLYRGAMNVIDGPIVQAVKLPRVGTALNPGSPTLVWRAQSDRLNIDFVPASGSNLPISLVFYRAQTLPGWGGVIKTYQP
- a CDS encoding ATP-dependent metallopeptidase FtsH/Yme1/Tma family protein; the encoded protein is MKRPLWLWALLAGVALLLTLAFTLPRGAGSGMYLTDFTTALRRGEVADARISYQNGTVVLSGKLKDGQDYETRTLTGDPVVKLDALQAAGVNVSYLPPARLSVLGVLSILLTLALIVGLIILLLRSRQGGNTDAAGTFGKSKAAVIAEGQIKLSFQDVAGCDEAKQDLQEVVDFLRAPDKYHALGARIPHGVLLVGPPGSGKTLLAKAVAGEAKVPYFSISGSDFVEMFVGVGAARVRDLFEQARKSAPCIVFID